One genomic window of Hirundo rustica isolate bHirRus1 chromosome 13, bHirRus1.pri.v3, whole genome shotgun sequence includes the following:
- the HMG20A gene encoding high mobility group protein 20A encodes MENLVAGSNLPPLFTDEDASKEGGEINVTGLANSESSFSGGTSQPVNNPDLVEDLSQAQQQQNESSNAAETTEQKPEEEQQRTKRGGWAKGRKRKKPLRDSNAPKSPLTGYVRFMNERREQLRAKRPEVPFPEITRMLGNEWSKLPPEEKRRYLDEADRDKERYMRELEQYQKTEAYKVFSRKAQDRQKGKSHRQDGARQPAHDHEKEADTKERSVFDIPIFTEEFLNHSKAREAELRQLRKSNMEFEERNAALQKHVESMRTAVEKLEVDVIQERSRNTVLQQHLETLRQALTSSFSGVPLPGSGETPTMETIDSYMNRLHSIILANPQENENLIATVRDVVNRLER; translated from the exons ATGGAGAACTTGGTAGCTGGCTCCAATCTTCCTCCACTTTTTACAGATGAGGATGCATCTAAGGAAGGTGGTGAAATTAATGTAACTGG ATTAGCTAATTCGGAGAGTTCATTCAGTGGTGGAACTTCACAGCCTGTGAATAACCCAGATTTGGTGGAGGACTTGTCACAGgctcagcaacagcaaaatgaGTCTTCTAATGCTGCTGAAACCACTGAGCAGAAGCCCGAGGAGGAG cagcaaagaacCAAACGAGGAGGCTGGGCcaaagggagaaagaggaagaagccccTCAGGGACAGCAAtgcccccaaatcccccctgaCCGGGTACGTGCGGTTCATGAACGAGCGCAGGGAGCAGCTGCGAGCCAAGAGGCCGGAGGTGCCTTTCCCAGAGATCACCAGGATGCTGGGCAATGAGTGGAGCAAGCTGCCTCCTGAGGAGAAACGG cgATACCTTGATGAAGCAGACAGAGATAAGGAGCGTTACATGCGGGAGCTGGAGCAGTATCAGAAGACTGAAGCCTACAAAGTCTTTAGCAGGAAAgcacaggacagacaaaaaggcAAATCACACAGACAAG atggAGCGAGACAGCCAGCTCATGATCATGAG AAAGAAGCAGATACAAAGGAGAGATCTGTCTTTGATATTCCAATCTTCACAGAAGAGTTCCTGAATCATAGTAAAG CCCGCGAGGCGGAGCTGCGGCAGCTGCGCAAATCCAACATGGAGTTTGAGGAGAGGAACGCTGCCCTGCAGAAGCACGTGGAGAGCATGCGCACAGCCGTGGAGAAGCTGGAGGTGGACGTGATCCAGGAGCGCAGCCGCAACacggtgctgcagcagcacctggagacCCTGCGCCAGGCGCTcaccagcagcttctctggagTCCCGCTGCCAG GCAGCGGGGAAACCCCCACAATGGAAACTATTGACTCCTACATGAACAGACTGCACAGTATTATCCTGGCCAACCCACAGGAAAACGAGAACCTCATCGCCACGGTGCGGGACGTGGTGAACAGGCTGGAGCGTTAG